The Streptomyces sp. V4I8 genome includes the window AGGATGCCGGCCAGCGCCGGGATCGGGATCAGTGCCAGCGTGGCGGGCAGCAGCGCCGCGAACAGCAGCAGCCACACGCCGTGCATGACCCGGGACGCCTTGGTCTTCGCGCCCGCCTGGACGTTGGCGGAGCTGCGCACGATGACCGCGGTCATCGGCAGCGCGCCGAGCACACCGCAGACGGTGTTGCCCGCGCCCTGCGCCATCAGTTCCTTGTCGTACTCGGTACGCGGCCCGTCGTGCAACCGGTCCACGGCCGCCGCGCTGAACAGCGACTCGGCCGACGCGATGAGCGTGAAGGCGACGATCGTGGCCAGCACGCCGACGTTGGCGAGCTCGCCGAAGGCGCTCATGGACGGCGGCTGGATGGATCCCAGCAGGCCCTTGACCTCGACGGTGGCGACCGGCAGGGAGAACACAGCGGCCACCGCGGTCGCCAGGCCGACCGCCGCGAGCGGACCCGGAACGGTGCGCACCTGGCGCGGCATCCGCTTCCACAGCACGAGTACGGCGATGGTGCCGGCGCCCAGTCCGATCGAGGCCAGTGCCCCGGTGTTCCCGACGGTGTCGGCGAGCGCGCCGGGCAGCCCGGCTATCTTCTCCAGGCCGGAGGCGGGCGCCTTGGCGTCCGCGACCGCGTAGAGCTGACCGGCGATGAGCACAAGGCCGATACCGGCCAGCATGCCCTCGACGACGGAGACCGAGATGGCCCGGAACCAGCGCCCCAGCTTCAGGGCGCCCATGAGGAGCTGGAGCAGGCCGGTGGCGAGCACGAGCACACCGAGGACCGGCAGCCCGAACTCCTGGACGGCCTCGAAGACCAGCACGGTCAGACCGGCGGCGGGCCCGGAGACCTGAAGGCTGCTGCCGCGCATCATGCCGGTGACGATGCCGCCGACTATGCCGGTGACGAGCCCGAGCTCGGCCGGCACTCCGGAGGCGACCGCCACGCCGACACACAGCGGCAGCGCGACGAGGAAGACGACCAACGAGGCGGCGAAGTCCTGCCGCAGGTGGGGGAACTTGGTCATCATGGCGATCACAGCGCCTCGAACGCGTCGGTCTCGGCGCTGTGGGCGCGCACGGCGCCCTTGTGCACCTCGTAGTACCAGGCGTGCAGGTTCAGTTGACGCTCCTTCAGCTTCTTCTCGATGAACGGGTACGACCGCAGCCGCAGCAGCTGCGTCAGTACATGGGCCTGGACGCCTTCGGCGACCTCCGGGTCCTCCACGGCACCCTTCGGGCGGGGAGTGGCGTGCGAGAGCCAGTCGCGCACGGCCGGTACGGCGTCCAGGTCGTCGCCGCGCACCAGCGCGCCGACGGCACCGCAGTGGGAGTGGCCGCAGACCACGATGTCGCTGACGCCGAGGACCTCCACGGCGTACTCGATGGTGGCCGCCTCGCTGGTGGGGTGCTGGGAGGCGTACGGGGGAACGATGTTGCCCGCGGTGCGGAGCTCGAAGAGCTCGCCGGGACGGGCGCCGGTGATCAGGGCCGGTACGACCCGGGAGTCGGAGCAGGTGATGAAGAGGACCTGCGGGGACTGCCCTGCGGCCAGCTTGGCGAACTCCTCAGGGCGCTGTCCGAACGTACGGGCGTTGTCGATGAGGGGCTGCATGTGTGGTGACTCCTCCTGGCGCGTCTCATTGGCGCGTCGGGGTTTTTACATGACAGAGGTGGGGGGAACTGCGCTGCTTCTCAGCAGCGGAAGACCTGAAGTCCCGCGGGAGTGTGGGACGTCGAGGATCTCGACGTGCGTTCATGCACGGTGCCGGGTGTGCCCGGCCGGTGCGTGGACGCGGGGTCCCGGGTGAGCAACGGCCGGTCGGGCGACTGGGGCCCGGAGTCGGCGAAGCGCAGTTGCGCACGGGTGCGAAGCGGACCGGTCGGGTCGCCGTCACCCGACGGCGCGCAGTGCCGGAACGCGAGGGTTTCGTCGCGCAGCGCCTTGCCGGAGAGTTTGATTCCGGGCTGAGCCTTGGCCTTTGCTTGACTGACCGTATGCGCGTGTGCGAAGGATGCGCTGGGTGTGAAGAACTGGAGGGCGAGCAGGACGGCGGCGAGGATCGAAACCGCGGTCCGTACCGTCGTACCTCGAAACATGCGCCCCCCTCCAGACAGTTCACACCTATGGTGCACACCAACGCTTGGTCAACCGTTGGTCAAGAAACACGTTAACCCGGCAAAGTTGTTTGCAGGGTTAACTTAACGTTTCGAGCTGAAGAGAGCCTGAAATGCGAGGGTGGCTTGGCTTGAACCACACCTTGACCAGGAGGAGTTAGTGGGTTACCAGGCTCTTGGCGTCGCGGGCCAGCGCGGTGAGTCGCGAGATGGCGCGGAAGTACTTCTTGCGGTACCCGCCCTTGAGCATGTCCTCGCTGAACAGCTTGTCGAACGGCTGTCCGGAGGCCAGGACCGGGACCTCGCGGTCGTAGAGCCGGTCCGCGAGCACCACGAGCCGTAGCGCGGTGGACTGGTCCGGAATCGGCTGGACGTCCGTGAGACACACGGCCTTCAGGCCATCGGTCAACGCGCCGTAACGGCTGGGGTGGACGCGGGCCAGGTGCTCCAGCAGATGCGGGAAGTCGTCGAGCGAGGCGCCCTCGGTGGCGTACGCCGCCTTGGTCACCTGTTCGTCGGAGTACGGCGCCGGCGCCTCGGGCAGGCCGCGGTGGCGGTAATCCTCGCCGTCGATGCGCAGCGGGCGGAAGTGGGCCGACAGGCCCTGGATCTCCCGCAGGAAGTCGGCCGCCGCGAAACGGCCCTCGCCGAGCTTGCCCGGCAGGGTGTTGGAGGTGGCGGCGAGTGCCACGCCCGCGTCGACGAGCTTGCCGAGCAGCGTGGAGACGAGGACGGTGTCGCCGGGGTCGTCGAGCTCGAACTCGTCGATGCACAGGAGGCGGTGACCGGAGAGGGTCTGCACCGTCTGCTGGAAACCGAGGGCGCCGACGAGGTTCGTCAGCTCCACGAACGTGCCGAAGGCCTTGAGGGACGGCTCGGCCGGGGTGGCGTGCCAGAGGGAGGCGAGCAGATGGGTCTTGCCGACGCCGTAGCCGCCGTCGAGGTAGACGCCGCGGGGCCCGGCCGGCACCTTGGGCGCCTTCGGCCTGCCGAACCCTAGGAACCCGCGCCTGGCCTTCCCCGCGCCGCTCGCGTGCGCCCCGCCGAGCCCGCCCGCGAAGGACTCCAGGACCCCGACCGCCTCGATCTGGCTGGGCTGGTTCGGGTCCGGGATGTACGTGCTGAAGCGGACCGAGTCGAAGCGGGGCGGCGGCACCATCTCGGCGACCAGCCGGTCCGCCGGGACGTGCGGCTCACGGGAGCACAGGGACAGCGGGCTCGCTTCGGCTATCGGGTGCGGACCGGAGGCGGCGGAGGAGGACGACACGGTTCACCATGCTAATCGCCGTGCCACACTCCTTGACATGCGACGCCTGTTCCCTGTGACCGATGAGACAGCAGCGAGGGCCTCCGGCGGTTCGGCCGGGGAAGACGAGGCCGGGGCCGCTGGAGGGGGGCTCGTGGCCGGTGAGGCCGAGGGCCCCGGTGGGTCCGGTGGTGGTTTTCCCGGGGGCGATCTCGTGGACCGGGAGTGGAGCCTCGCCGAGCTTGCCGCCGCCTACGCCTACCCCGACCCCGATCCCGCACTCGGCGGTCCGCAGCCCTGGCTGCGGGCCAACATGGTGTCCACGCTGGACGGGGCCGCCCAGCACGACGGGCGCTCGCAGCCCATCTCCACCGCGACCGACATGCGGATCTTCGGCACGCTTCGGGCGCTGGCGGATGTCGTGGTCGTGGGCGCCGAAACGGTACGTCTGGAGGGCTACCTTCCGGCACGCGTGCGTGCGGAGTTCGCGACGGCGCGCGAGGCGGCCGGGCAGGGGCCCGCGCCGGCGATCGCGGTGGTGAGCGCCGGCCTGGACCTCGACTACAGCCTGCCGCTCTTCACCTCACCCGCCGTGCCCACACTGATCCTGACGGGTGCCGCCGCGGCCCCGGACCGGGTCGCCGCCGCGGAGAAGGCGGGCGCCCAGGTGGTGATCGCCGGTGACGGCGTCGGGGTGGATCCCGTACGTGCCGTCCAGGCCCTCGCCGAGCTCGGTCACGTCCGGCTGCTGACCGAGGGCGGCCCGCGGATGCTCGGGCAGCTGGTGGCCGCCGGAGTGCTCGACGAGCTCTGTCTGACGATCTCCCCGATGCTCACCGCCGGAGACGCCCAGCGCATCGCGGGCGGGCCGTCGGTGGCGGTCCCGAAACGGTACGAGCTGGTGTCCCTGCTGGAGGAGGACGGCTTTCTGTTCGGGCGGTACCGGCGGACGTGAGGTTAGGTCGGTTCGGAAATGGGTTCTATGAAGGCCGTGCTCCCGAAACGGCGGAATCCACCGTTCCGTTTAGCTTCCGCCGGGCACACTAAAATTCGCAGCCCCCGTGCGAGCACGGGGCAGGATGGTTTCCGCAGAAGGGGCGCCCGGTGTTCACAAGCGTTTTGATGATCGAGAAGGCCCTGACGTCCGCCGACGTGGAGTTCGTCACCACCTTGCACGGGGACGAGCAGGTCTCGTTCCATGTGCTGCTCCAGCCGCGGGGTGAGCAGGCCGACAGGTTGTTGCGCGCCATCGACGACATCGCGCTCGGCGAGCTGGACGAGGCGGTGCGGGAGGGGGAGACCCCGGAGGGTGAGGAGGCGCTCAGTACGGGGGAGCGGGCGCTGGAAGTCTCGCTCACCGCCTTGCGCACGGCCGGGGCGGAGGCGGAGGGGCGGCTTCTGGAGGACCATCCGCTCGACGCGCTCAAGGTCGTGGTGGACGAGGTGGGGGCGGATGAGGTCATCGTGCTGACGGATCCCCACTATGTGGAGGAGTTCTTCCATCGGGACTGGGCGTCCCGGGCTCGGCACAAGGTGGGGGTGCCGGTGCTGAAGTTGTTCTCGCACAGTAAGGCGTAGTGCTTTTCGGGGCGCGCCGTAGGGGGTGCGGTGGATTCCCGGCCGCGGGTCGTCCGTGGCTGGTCGCGCGCACGCGGCGGAGCCGCATATCGGCACAGTCCCGCGGCCCCTGGGCCGGTACAGGTCCCCGCGTCCCATGCGTGAGGCCAGCCCTCACACCCAATAGGCTGGGGCCTCACCGTCGTATCGCACTCCTGGGAGAACACGCATGGCACCCGGCCTTCCCACCGCCATGGACCGACCGCACTTCATCGGCATCGGGGGCGCCGGGATGTCGGGGATCGCGAAGATTCTGGCGCAGCGTGGGGCCGAGGTGGCCGGCAGTGATGCCAGGGAGTCCGCGACCGCCGAGGCGCTGCGGGCGCTGGGGGCGACCGTGCATATCGGGCACGCGGCGGAACACCTCGCTGATGACGCCAGCTGTGTCGTCGTGTCGTCGGCGATCCGGAAGGACAACCCCGAGCTGGCACGCGCCGCCGAACTGGGCATTCCGGTGGTGCACCGTTCCGACGCGCTCGCGTCGCTGATGGACGGGCTGCGCCCGATCGCTGTCGCCGGTACGCACGGCAAGACGACCACGACGTCGATGCTGGCCGTCTCCCTGAGCGAGCTGGGCCTGAAGCCGTCGTACGCCATCGGCGGCGACCTCGACGCCCCCGGCTCGAACGCCCTGCACGGCGAGGGTGACATCTTCGTCGCCGAGGCGGATGAATCGGACCGCAGCTTCCACAAGTACGCGCCCGACGTTGCGATCGTCCTGAACGTCGAGCTCGACCACCACGCCAACTACGCGTCGATGGACGAGATCTACGAGTCCTTCGTGACGTTCACCGACCGGATCACCGAGGGCGGCACCCTGGTGGTCTCGGCCGACCAGGAAGGCGCGCGGGAGCTGACCCGGCGGGTCGCGGCCCGCGAGGTGCGGGTGGTGACGTACGGCGAGGCCGAGGACGCCGATGTGCGGGTCCTGTCGGTGGTGCCGCAGGGGCTCAAGAGCGAGGTCACCGTCGTCCTCGACGGTCAGGAGCTCACCTTCACGGTCTCGGTCCCTGGCCGCCACTACGCGCTCAACGCGGTGGCCGCTCTCGCGGCGGGCGCGGCGCTCGGCGTCCCGGCCGCCGAGCTGGCCCCGGCGCTGGCGGCCTACACGGGTGTGAAGCGGCGGCTCCAGCTGAAGGGCGAGGTCGCGGGCGTCCAGGTCATCGACTCCTACGCCCACCACCCGACCGAGATGACGGCCGACCTGGAGGCGATGCGCTCGGCCGCCGGGGACGCCCGGATCGTGGTCGTCTACCAGCCGCACCTCTTCTCCCGCACACAGGAACTCGGCAAGGAGATGGGCGACGCCCTCGCCCTCGCGGACTCCTCGCTGGTCCTGGACATCTACCCGGCCCGCGAGGACCCGATCCCCGGCGTGACCAGCGAGCTGATCATCGAGGCGGCCCGGGCGGTCGGCGCCGAGGTGACGCCGGTCCACGACAAGGCGGAGGTGCCCGCGCTGATCGCGGGAATGGCCAAGCCCGGTGATCTCGTTCTCACCATGGGCGCGGGCGATGTCACCGACCTGGGCCCGCTCATTCTGGACCGCCTGTCGAAGTGAGGGGCAAGCACTCATGTCGTACGACATCGAAAAGCCGGACGAGCAGTGGCGCACGGAGCTGACCCCGGCCGAGTACGCCGTCCTGCGTCAGGCCGGTACGGAGCCCGCCTTCACCGGTGAGTACACCAACACCAAGACGACGGGCGTCTACTCCTGCCGCGCCTGCGGCGCCGAACTGTTCACGTCCACCACGAAGTTCGAGTCGCACTGCGGCTGGCCGTCCTTCTACGACCCGAAGGACAGCGACGCGGTGGAGCTCATCGAGGACCGCTCCCACGGGATGGTCCGCACCGAGGTGCGGTGCGCGCGGTGCGGGTCGCATCTCGGGCATGTCTTCGAGGGTGAGGGGTATGCGACTCCGACCGATCAGCGGTACTGCATCAACAGCATCTCGTTGCGGCTGACGCCGGGCGAAGGCTGAGCCCGCTGCGCTGGCACGCAGGATGCCGGTGTTCCTAGACTCGTAAGGGACGTCCGGCCCGGTGGTCAGTCCCTGCGGGAAGGCGGTGGCGCGGCATGCCGTACGTCGCTGTGAGTGCGATCAGCCATCCCGGACTGCTGCGCAAGCGGAACGAGGACAGCCTCGTGGTCGGGCCGTGGACGCTGTGCGGCACCGTGACCGAGAATCCGCAGACCATGATCTTCCCGCTGGGCACGCCCCTAGTCGTGGCCGTCGCCGACGGGCTCGGCGGACATCCCGGCGGGGAGGTGGCCAGTGCCCTGGTGGTCCGTCGGATCGCGGCGCTCGGTCCCGCCCTGAGCAGCGAGGCCGCCGTCCGTGACGCCCTGAACGCCTGCAACCGCGCCGTGTACCAGGCGGCCGGCGGCGACCAGGGAGGCGAGCTCAGCGCCATGGGGACGACGATCGCCGGGGTCGTCGTACAGCCCGGCTCGCTCACGGCGTTCAACGTGGGCGACAGCCGGGTCTTCGCGGCGTCGGGCGACGGGCTGCGCCAGCTGAGCGTCGACGACAGCCCCCCGCACCCGGTCGGGCGCACCACCTCTCTCGTCACCCAGTGCCTGGGCGGCTCGCCCACCTATCGCGCCGTCCTTCCCCATGTCACGGCCGAGACCCTGACGCCCGGTGAGCGTTACGTCGTCTGCTCGGACGGGCTGACGGACCCGGTGCCGACGGACGTACTGGACGAGATCCTGCGGGAGCACGACGACGGCCGGGCGGCCTTCGAGCTGTGGAAGGCCGCCATCGACGCGGGCGGGCCCGACAACATCACGGTGGCGGTGGTGCGGGTCGCGGAGGAGTGACGGGGGAGCCGCCGAGCAGCCGGGGATCCAGGGTGAGGGGATCCAGGGCCAGAGGAGCCAGGTCAGAGGATCCAGGGCCGGAGGGGCCAGGATCAGAGGATCTTGCGCTGGACCATGATCGAGAGCACCAGGGCGCCCGGCAGCAGGGGTACCCAGACCGTCAGGACGCGGTAGCCGATGACGGTGGCCGCCGCCAGGCCCATCGGGGCGCCGAAGGTGACCATCGTGAACACCAGGGCCGCGTCCACCGGGCCGATGCCGCCCGGCGCGGGCACGGCGCCGACCGCCGTGCTGGCGAGGAGGAGCGCGAGGACCACCTGCGTCCAGGACAACGGCAGGCCGAGCGCGAAGCCGACCGAGGCGATCACGCTCGCCTGGAGCAGCGGGGTGGCTGCGGCCCCGCCCCAGAGGGCGAGAACGCGGCTCGGGCGGGTGTGCAGGATCCGCGCGTCCGTGAGGGCGGTGCGTACGAAGCCGAGGAGGGGGCGCCGTAGCGGGCGTACGGCCGTCACGAGCACGCCCGCCGTGACGAGGGCGGTCGTCACCCCTGCGGCGACCAGGAGCAACGTCCGCTCGTCCGGGACGAGTTCGCCCAGGTGCAGCAGCTCGGGGAAGGCCACGAGGAAGGCGAGGAGTACCAGCGTCTTCGCGATCGGCTTGACCAGCGAGTACAGGGCGAGGGAGGCGGTGGCCCGGGGCAGCGGGATGCCGCGGTTCTGGAGGAAGCGCAGGGTGACGGCGTGGGCGCCGATGCTCGCCGGCAGCACCTGGTTGGCCGCGCCGGCGGCGAACTGCGACGCGAGCAGCAGGCCCGGCGGAAGGCGTTCCGGCAGGGCACCTTGGCGGACGACCGCGGCGATCACCCAGCCCATGCAGGTGAAGAAGAGGCCGGCCAGCAGCCACCAGGGGTCGGCGGAGGCGAGCCGGGTGGCGCCGTCGCGGACGGTGTGCCAGTCGGCCGCCGCCCACGCCCCGATCAGCAGGAGCGGGAGCAGGGTCAGCGCGTGGCGGGCGAGGCGGGCGGGGGAGAGGCGGGGGCGGGCGGGGGCCCGGCTGGGAGCGGAGGCAGGGACGGGGCAGGCGGGCAGCGGTCCGGGGAGGTCGCTGAGCGGGAGCGAGGACACGGCGCGGTCGTCCTTCCGCGTCCTTTCCGCGCGGACGCGGGCCGGACGGCTAGAGGGCGAGGCAGGAGGGGACGACGGAAACGTGCCCGCCCGGCATGACGCCGCGGTGTCCGGAAGCCGAAGCGACGTCGGCGGGCGGGCGACGTGACCGGGGTATTGCTATACCCCGATCCGCCCCGCCACGACCCCCGAGACGGTAGCCGCGTGTGTCCGCCCCGCCGCCAGGGCCGTCCTCACCGCATCCAGTGCCCCGTCCTGCTCCACCCCAGGAACCGGCGTGCGCGACCACCGTCCGCCGTTCCGTCGGTGTCGAAGGCGCCGCCCTCGACCGTCAGGGCCAGGCCCGCCAGGGCCGGGGACAGGCGGGTCGCGACATGGGCGGGGTGGCGGGCCGTCTCCTCGGCCAGGCCGGTGAGGAACCGCCGCTGTTCGTCGGCTGGGCACAGGGACAGGTGGAACAGCATCTGGCGCCAGGCGTACGCCGCGTCCTTGATGGTGGGCAGTGGTCGCGGATTGCCCTGTACGCGGGCCGTCAGCCGGCACACGGTGGCGAAGCAGCGGTGCGCCAGGTCGGCGAAGCCGGGCTGCGGGGTGATCTCCACCCGGTGGACCAGCGTGGCGAGGTTGTGCGTGGTGAGGATCTGCGCCTGCTCGATCACGGTGCCGTTCGCCGCCACGGACCAGGACCCGGACGACGTCCCCCCGGCCCGTTCCGCGCACAGCCGTGCGAAACCGGGGGAGGTGCGGGGGCGGGACGAGCGGGTCAGCGCCGTGCCCGTCTCGGTGATCGCGAGGTTGCGGATCGCGGCGTAGTCGATGCCGTAGTAGCGCTCGTACAGCGTCCCGCCGAGCAGCTCACCCGCGATCCGGGCCGCTGTGAGGAACTTCGGGCTGAACGTGTCCATGAAGATGTCGGCGGCCAGCTCCTCCACGAACGGCGCGCCCAGGTCGCACTGGCGGGCGAGCACGCCGAGTTCGCGGACGAGCGGGTTGGGCAGGATCGTGCCCGGGAAGGCCTGCACGGCCAGCTCGCCCAGCTGCCGCAGTACGGTGAGCGCGCCGTCCTGGCCCGGTTTGCCGATGACGGCGGAGCGGTGCCCTGCCACCGCTCGCACCCAGGGCAGCTCCTCCACGCGTACCTGTCGTTCCAGGTTGAGCAGGAGCAGCGAGCGGCGGTTGCCGAAGGCCCGGTGGTTCGCGGCCATCAGCGCCCGCAGTGTCCCGTCGTCGTACGCCCGCGCGGTGGTGGCGGCGACCAACTGCGGCACCAGCTCGGCCAGGACCTCGGCGGACGGGACCACGCCCCGCTCCACGAGGGTGCCGATCGGCGCGCTCAACGCGGCCTCGACCACCCGGCGGATCACCGGCGGGACCTCCGCACCCGTGGGCAGGCCGGTCTCCCGCTCCTCCTGCTCCGTCACGGGCGTCAGCAGCGGGGGGACCTCGGTGATGCCCGTGTCCTGGGGCAGTTCGGCGAGCCGGCGCAGCAGCAGCTGGGCCAGCGCGTGGTGGGACGGGAGCGCCGCCTGGCGCGCCTGCTGTCCGCGCAGGGCCGTGTGGGGTGCGGAGCCGGGCAGGCCGCGTCGCCGGACCATGGACTGTGCCGCGTGCCGCAGCAGACCGAGCCGGCGCGCGTCCAGCGGGCGTCCGGCGACGGTCTCCTCCAGCGCGCCGCGCAGAATGCCCAGGTTCTGCTTGGGGTCGCGGTGCTTGGTGCAGTGGGTGTGCTCCGCGGCCAGCTGCCGGTAGCGGGCGAGCAGGGCGGCACCTCGGGCCAACCACTCGGTGTCCGGGGCGAGTTCGAGCACCCGGCCGTTCCCCGCCGTCTCCAGCCAGTGGGCCAGCAGCTCGTCGCCGAACGGCTGCCATACGGCCAGCGCCTCGCGCTGGGTCTCGACGGCCGCGTTGGGCCGCCGCCGTACGAGGGTGTCGACGGCGTCGGAGACGGTGTTGCGGTGGACGGCGGCCGTGGGGTCCGGCGCGGGGCCGTCCGCGGGCCGGGGGAGGAAGCGCAGCCGGTCGGCGAACGGCTCCAGTTCCGCCGCGAGGTCCAGCGCCCCGTCCGTCGCCCCGTGCCGCACCAGCCACGCCACCGTGAGCAGCGCGGCCTCCTCGGGCACGCCGACCTCGTAGTGGCCGTCGTCCAGCCGGGCCCACAGCCAGGCGAGTCCCGCTTCGGTGAGGCAGTGGGCGAAGAGCGCGCGCCGCTCGGCGGGCACCCCGAAACTCCGCGCGGCCTCGCTCTCGTACGGCTGGAGCGGGCCGCCCGCGCTCGCGGTACCGGTGGCGAAGCCGCCCCGCAGCACCTCGGGAGTCACCCAGGCCGGCAGTCCGGCCACCGGGGTGCGCGAACCGACCCTCAGCCGGCCCGCGGCCATCCCCGAGAGAACCGCCCGCCAGCGCTGCCCGCGCTCCTCGGCCCGGCGCCGGGTGGCGGGGTCCTCGTGGGTCAGCGCCGTCGTGAAGGCCTTGGCCAGCTGGGCCGCCGGGTAGGCCGGGGCCGCGGTGAGGGGCTGCTGCTCAGCGTTGTCGTCCATAAGCCGACGTGGCGGGTTCCGCCCCCGCGCCCTCCGGGTCCCGAGCCCGGTGCTCTGCTGCTGAGCTACACGTCGAGGCCGACGTGGCAGGTCCTGCCCCTGCGCCCTCCGGGATTACAGCCCGGTGCTCTGCTCCTGAGCTACACGTCGACGAAGGCCGACGTTAGCCGCCGGGGTGATCACCGTACAAACGGGTTTTCATAGCCGAGCGGCCGCGAGGCGGCCGCTGCTGAATCAGTGATCCACCGGGAGGTTGACTTTCGGCTGATCGAGCCAGAGCATTGCCGGGGTGAGCCACTTCGAGCACGTGTCCTCCCGGTCGACCGCACTCCCCGTCGACCTGGACGAAGCCGCCCACCGCTGTCTCGTCGCCGGGTTCGACGGCGCCACGAGCGTGCCGGACACGCTCAAGCAGCTCATCGACCGCGGCCTGGGCGGGGTCATCCTCTTCACCCGGAACATCCGTGACGCACGGCAGGTGCGCCGCCTCACGGACGAGCTGCGCGCGATACGCCCGGACCTCCTCGTCGCCATCGACAACGAGGGCGGCGGCATCGGCCACCTGGCCGCCGCCGGCGCCCCCGACGTCCCCGGCTCCTACGCCCTCGGCGTCGTCGACGACCCCAACCTCACCGCACGCTGCGCCGACGCCCTCGCCGGCCATCTGGCCACCCTCGGCATCACCGCCTCCTACGCCCCCGTGGCCGACCTCCAGCAGCGGCCGGACAACCCGATCGTGCGCACCCGCTCCTTCGGCGCCGACCCCGAACTCGCCGCACGCCAGCTGCGCGCCTGGATCACCGCCACCGAGGCCCGCGGTATCGCCTCCTGCGCCAAGCACTTCCCCGGCCACGGCGGCACCGTCACCGACAGCCACCACGCCATGGCCGTCGACCCGCGGCCGTACGACGAACTCCAGGCCGATCTCGAACCGTTCCGCGCGGCCATCGCCGCGGGCGTGCCGATGCTGATGAGCGCCCATGTCGTCTTCCCGGCCCTGGACCCCAACCGCCCCGCCACGCTCAGCCGGCGCGTCCTCGGCGATCTGCTCCGCCACGATCTCGGCTTCGACGGCGTCCTCGTCAGCGACGCCCTGGAGATGAAGGCGATCGCCGACCAGTACGGCGAGGCGGCGGGCGCCCGCATCGCGCTCGCCGCCGGCGCGGACCAGGTGATCGTCGCCGTGGGGGACCTGAACGTCACCCTGGACTGCCGGGACGCCGTGCTCGACGCGCTGCGCACCGGAGTGCTCGCGCAGGAGCGGATCGAGGAGGCCGCGGGGCGGGTGCGACGGCTCGCCGAGCGGTACGCGACCCCCGCGCTGGACGTCGCCGACTGGGACACGGGCGCCGGACTCGAGGCCGCGCGCCGGGCCGTACGGAGCCGGGCCCTGCCGGCCGTCGTGCGCGGCGCCCATGTCGTCGACCTGTTCCCGCCGCCGCATCCCGCGCTCAACTGGGGCGGCGAGGACCTGCTGACCGAGATACGCGCCGTCGACCCCACGTCCACGGGCACGGCGGTCACCGGGGAACCGGCCGACCCCGCCGAACTCGTCGACGGCACCCTGCGCTGCTGCGGGGACGCTCCGCTGGTCGTGGCCACCTGCGACGCCGGGCTGCACCCCTGGCAGGCCCGGCTGCGGGACGCCCTGCTGGAGCGGCGGCCGGACGCGGTGCGGGTGGACACGGGGCTGCCGGAGGGCGGCGCGCTGTGCTCGTACGGGCGGGGACGGGTGAACCTGCGGGCGGTGGCCGAGGCGTTGGCGGGCGTCACCGACAGCTGACAACCGCGACAGCTGTGGCGCGCCCGCCGGGGTGTACGGCGCTCAGGACGGCCGTACGACCTCCTTGATCCCCCGGGCCGCCAGGTACTCCCCGTCCTCCGCCCGCGCGGCCAGGACCACGGCCGGGCGCAGCCCCTCCGCCCGC containing:
- a CDS encoding SulP family inorganic anion transporter, which gives rise to MMTKFPHLRQDFAASLVVFLVALPLCVGVAVASGVPAELGLVTGIVGGIVTGMMRGSSLQVSGPAAGLTVLVFEAVQEFGLPVLGVLVLATGLLQLLMGALKLGRWFRAISVSVVEGMLAGIGLVLIAGQLYAVADAKAPASGLEKIAGLPGALADTVGNTGALASIGLGAGTIAVLVLWKRMPRQVRTVPGPLAAVGLATAVAAVFSLPVATVEVKGLLGSIQPPSMSAFGELANVGVLATIVAFTLIASAESLFSAAAVDRLHDGPRTEYDKELMAQGAGNTVCGVLGALPMTAVIVRSSANVQAGAKTKASRVMHGVWLLLFAALLPATLALIPIPALAGILVHAGFKLIPFRGIVSLWRGHRGEALILVVTAVSIVAVNMFEGVLIGLALSVAKTAWEASHVKLEVIDKGAGPIQAHLSGNATFLRLPKILDSLEALPQDRPVELDLSGLHHLDHACRTALENWAERHSAVGTEPVRVTAP
- a CDS encoding carbonic anhydrase; the protein is MQPLIDNARTFGQRPEEFAKLAAGQSPQVLFITCSDSRVVPALITGARPGELFELRTAGNIVPPYASQHPTSEAATIEYAVEVLGVSDIVVCGHSHCGAVGALVRGDDLDAVPAVRDWLSHATPRPKGAVEDPEVAEGVQAHVLTQLLRLRSYPFIEKKLKERQLNLHAWYYEVHKGAVRAHSAETDAFEAL
- the zapE gene encoding cell division protein ZapE, producing the protein MSSSSAASGPHPIAEASPLSLCSREPHVPADRLVAEMVPPPRFDSVRFSTYIPDPNQPSQIEAVGVLESFAGGLGGAHASGAGKARRGFLGFGRPKAPKVPAGPRGVYLDGGYGVGKTHLLASLWHATPAEPSLKAFGTFVELTNLVGALGFQQTVQTLSGHRLLCIDEFELDDPGDTVLVSTLLGKLVDAGVALAATSNTLPGKLGEGRFAAADFLREIQGLSAHFRPLRIDGEDYRHRGLPEAPAPYSDEQVTKAAYATEGASLDDFPHLLEHLARVHPSRYGALTDGLKAVCLTDVQPIPDQSTALRLVVLADRLYDREVPVLASGQPFDKLFSEDMLKGGYRKKYFRAISRLTALARDAKSLVTH
- a CDS encoding pyrimidine reductase family protein, producing MRRLFPVTDETAARASGGSAGEDEAGAAGGGLVAGEAEGPGGSGGGFPGGDLVDREWSLAELAAAYAYPDPDPALGGPQPWLRANMVSTLDGAAQHDGRSQPISTATDMRIFGTLRALADVVVVGAETVRLEGYLPARVRAEFATAREAAGQGPAPAIAVVSAGLDLDYSLPLFTSPAVPTLILTGAAAAPDRVAAAEKAGAQVVIAGDGVGVDPVRAVQALAELGHVRLLTEGGPRMLGQLVAAGVLDELCLTISPMLTAGDAQRIAGGPSVAVPKRYELVSLLEEDGFLFGRYRRT
- a CDS encoding indole-3-glycerol phosphate synthase, with product MFTSVLMIEKALTSADVEFVTTLHGDEQVSFHVLLQPRGEQADRLLRAIDDIALGELDEAVREGETPEGEEALSTGERALEVSLTALRTAGAEAEGRLLEDHPLDALKVVVDEVGADEVIVLTDPHYVEEFFHRDWASRARHKVGVPVLKLFSHSKA
- the murC gene encoding UDP-N-acetylmuramate--L-alanine ligase; the protein is MAPGLPTAMDRPHFIGIGGAGMSGIAKILAQRGAEVAGSDARESATAEALRALGATVHIGHAAEHLADDASCVVVSSAIRKDNPELARAAELGIPVVHRSDALASLMDGLRPIAVAGTHGKTTTTSMLAVSLSELGLKPSYAIGGDLDAPGSNALHGEGDIFVAEADESDRSFHKYAPDVAIVLNVELDHHANYASMDEIYESFVTFTDRITEGGTLVVSADQEGARELTRRVAAREVRVVTYGEAEDADVRVLSVVPQGLKSEVTVVLDGQELTFTVSVPGRHYALNAVAALAAGAALGVPAAELAPALAAYTGVKRRLQLKGEVAGVQVIDSYAHHPTEMTADLEAMRSAAGDARIVVVYQPHLFSRTQELGKEMGDALALADSSLVLDIYPAREDPIPGVTSELIIEAARAVGAEVTPVHDKAEVPALIAGMAKPGDLVLTMGAGDVTDLGPLILDRLSK
- the msrB gene encoding peptide-methionine (R)-S-oxide reductase MsrB, with the translated sequence MSYDIEKPDEQWRTELTPAEYAVLRQAGTEPAFTGEYTNTKTTGVYSCRACGAELFTSTTKFESHCGWPSFYDPKDSDAVELIEDRSHGMVRTEVRCARCGSHLGHVFEGEGYATPTDQRYCINSISLRLTPGEG